The Lactuca sativa cultivar Salinas chromosome 2, Lsat_Salinas_v11, whole genome shotgun sequence genome includes the window TTTGTgccaaatttataaataaatatttaattacaatAATTGTCATTAGAGCTGTTTATGTAGATATGAAAAGAAATCATAATGTCATATATTTTttgtgccaaattttataaaatattatttaatgaaTTATCATCTATTTCTTGGAAAAATATTTATGGTCAGTTTTTAATTGATTTACTTGAAAATGTAAAATgaaagttttgaaaattttcattttaaaatcgaagtttatttcaATCCAATTTATATGTTAAATTCATTAATTCCTAATTACAATGTTTAGGTATAACTTTATGACTAAAgcttgttggtttttatcaaatatatagttCGTATCATTTTATTTTcagttttaatataataatacctAAACATCGAATTGTCAGTTTAGCGGTAAGACATTGGGCGGTGGTTGTGAAAAGgtggaagtgatgtaagactgcggagTGGCCTGTAACATTCACTAGTTAGCTGTTcgtgtggaagtgttgtaagactgcgatgtgtcctgtagcattcactagttgtcAGTTAGtgtgagagtgttgtaagactgcagggtggcccatagcattcacCGATCCATATGCAACGGTGACATTTTGGCAAATATGTGATTTGCTCACGGATTTCTTTATATGGTTTAGACCAAAGTGGTTATGTTCGCAAGGCTGTGGTAGGGCTACGACAGGTTTGGAATTAGGAATGGTAGGTCGTGGGAGATCAGGTATGAGATAAGACTACAGTTGATCCTGTAGCGTTCAGTTTAGCATCGGGTTTGGTGTCGAGATGGTTCAAATAATTATTGCCAGTTGAGATTTTCTTTCAGAAGTCGCATTGGGCGAATGTGTTGGTTTCTTCTAGTGCAGTAACCTGGGAGGAATCCGGTATTTCAAATAGCGGGCAGACAAGTTGGGACCAGGAAGGTTTCGGCTGCTTTTGGAAAGCAGCTAAGAGGCAGCATAATGTTTCGGGCAGTATTAGTGATTTAGGATTTGTGTGTGGGGGGTAGCTTGTTGTTCGGAGGTGCTAAGTCACTTTCagtaaataatctcagagtaattgttTTGACCCTATCGCGTAACTCTCGTTTGagcctaaccgttgtagggatgaatcatctactcaaaggattatctgagccttctgttAAGTATAAGTGTTCTGTAGTTGTTTATGCTCGATAATTTTGTTTCCTTTGGTCTCATCAAGATAATCAGGGTTAGAAGTGTTATGTTTGGTCTGTTATTCAATGAGGACTTGGTTTAGTGATGTTTCAGCGTGGGCGGTCTATCGGGTAATCAGACCAATGTAGATTTTAGGTTTCAGAAAGGTAGAAGTGGTTTTCTTAGGGGCTAAGAATTGTTCTTCTTTAGGTTGGAAGTTTCTATTTGGGTTCAGTTGTATTAGGAAGGTCGTTTTTATATGCAAAATTCTTGGTTGCGTTCCTTGGGTTGTTTGGTTTGATCTAAGTGTTAGTAAGGagggatttcgaggatgaaatctaattgaagtgggggagatttgtaacattaTGGAATTTTTAAGTGTTTTTTATAAGATCCTTGAAGTTATAAAGTGTTGCAAATAAGTCATTGGAATGTTTGAAAATGTGGGTTGCTATTTTACGCTCAACGTAATTTGgtcatacgccccgcgtaagtaGGAAAAATGGACGCGGGTGTTGAGGGCTGTGCACCCAACGTACAGAAAGAACGCCCATCGTAATGAGCTagatctcaaaaccctaaaatttagggttggatcaatatataaacaccttaagtcccagGTGTTTGCCCCTCCACCAGCCTCCATTGtcataaaccctaatctcgaaccgTAGCGTCATCCAAGAGTGTTGTGAGCTCTTTATGTGCATCTTTGGTGGGTTTTGGTGATCATTGAAAAGTGTAAACTTTGTGCAAGGTGGTGAATCAAGGGGAAGGCTTGTGCATCTTGACTAATTTTGCTCCATTTCCTGCTCATAAAAGGTAAAAAGTTCTAACCTTGCTCATTATAAGTTGAGATCTAAGATTATGTGAGTTTTGGACCTAATTTTGATCTCTtggatgagatctagtggttggaCACCACTCTAGGAGATTTGAGTTTCTACTCTTAGCATTTCTGAGgttataaattcataaagtttccacctttaagGTTAAAaatcatccatgcatgagttgttGTCCAACTAGTGAAAGTAGAGTGTTGCTTCTTGAGGTTGGGTCCTTTTGGGGcatgtaaagtcaccaagtccATGACTTTATGGTTACAGATGTTGATTAGGAGTTGGATCTGAGATTTGGACTTCTGTTCATAAGTAATAATGGCTTAATGGTTTTTTAGCTAAATGGTGTCGTATGCGGGGCATACATTgtggtacgttgagcgtacatgcGTGCCAACTCGTTCCCAGCCAGTTAgcccggtacgcggggcgtatctGGGTTACGCCAAGCGTAGAGTGATCAGTACGAATTGGGCTTCTTTCCATTTTGAGCTTATCGGATTTGTTCATGGGTTAGGTTTATTTATATTTCTGGGCTCGTTTATGTCTGAGGATTTTATTAAAATTTGGTCTTGACATTGAGCTTGCCTTGTTGGACCTGTGTTTTAGTATTGGGCCTTTGAAGGCCAAATGGGCTTGAGCCTCGTGGTgttttttgggctttattgctttgggccttttgggccatctAAGGTCAACTGTTGGACTAAGAGAAttattgggcttaggataaggcccatatggggggttgggcctaattttgaaatttgggccattagtgggcctttgtggaACTTTCGGATTTGGGCCTTTTTGgttttggatttgggccttagttttggttTAATTTGGGCcagaggtaaaatggtcattttacccaaagtatggattatggatcatagtTTGGGacctaattgctaattgggtgttattttggtattgatagcgtGTAGGAGTCGTTAGGGCAGCAACTATGGATTTCTTTCAGTGAGcactgcattcgaggtgagttttcctcaccaggtttagtgggtctaaggcaccaaggctgacccttgtTGATTATGTTGATATACTCGTTGTCTAtctgatacttgtatgtgcttgtatttGTATGCTCATTGGACAGGGCCCGTAttgcgagtgtgggcggggctcaTATCttattgggcggggcccgttatgcgagtgtggACGGGGCCCGTATCTTATTGGAAGGGGACCGTTATGCGAGTCTGGGTAGAGGGCGGGGCCCGTATGTGATAtgttggtatgtggtatcttggggaactcactaagctttgtgcttacaatttgtggtttatggtttcaggtacttccgattcgaaggggaagggctcaacttgatcgcagcgcacacaCCTATGTTTTTTCCgcaacttatgattttgggagttactctgataattgttttaatTTGGAATACCTTAATGTTTGGATAAATGTAAATGGATGTTtgaatttatatattaaatatgaaAAATTTACCCTTGactttcgggatgttacataaacataactataagcacaaagcgtagtgagcttccccaaaataccacatacaacatacacataaatATAATCGCACGTGGCTATGTCGAGTCCATATCAACCCCATGTAGTAGCAAGTAGTTGTGTTGGGTCCGTATCAACCGCGAGTCCATAATGACTCTGAGTCCAGTTTGGCTCCATGTATATATCATACAATTATATCAATAATAGTCATATAACCACATACATCCTACACATACGAATCAGTGGGCCGACATTAGTGTCTTCGACCCACTagtgtggtgagaagactcacctcacagaaAAATGCTCTACTATTACTGCTCTTATTGATAGAGTACCACTGCTACGCAACACCTAATCAGTCAAACCAAATAAACCTTAAGCTCTTCCTCTAAAATTGGTGATTGACCAAAATTCAACTCAAGTCAAAGgccaatggtcaaagtcaacggttgaTGTTGACTTTAGTCAACCACCACGTCGTGGCCCTCTAGTAACAGCTAGTCGTGATTTTCCCCACTGCTACGCCGAGGCGACCTGTGCCAAGCCGTGGGCACTGGGTTTTCtgcatcttaatggattaagttgtttTCTTTGATCCCTAAGGCTCAAAATTTTAGATCTGGTCCGAAACAAAGTCTAGAAGGAtaaatttccaactttacccgatAAGACCATCCAAAAGGTCAAAACCTCAAGCCTAGATTCAATGGGGCTAAATATGACATGACTTTCCCCATTAAGCACTTATCCCAAAAATTCCATAACTCATTTACTCCAAAACATATTCTAaatacctaatccaacataaaagttgatgctttatagacatgcacgtccaatgcatgtcttgaagccATAATGAGCCAAAAAGAAGGTTTTTCCATGGAAATCCCATGTGTGGTTCAAAACTCCACAAGAATCCATATCCATCCCAATAACTATGTCAAATGTCCTAAGAcccataaagttgaaaactttatgagatcttAACACTCTAACCCACAAGAACATGAAGATTTAGGGACAAAAACACAAGATCTAGCAACCTAAcatgataaaaatcgagtcttggacacttacaaagacCTAGAAGATTGCTAACACCAATCATGAGGACTAGATTGCCGAGTCTTAgctcacttcttcttcttccttccttCTAAGGCTTCAAGAACACCAACAAAGGCtcaaaatgagagagagagagagagagagagataaagagggATTTTGGGCTTCACAGATCTGATGGAGGCTAAGTGTGAGCAAACCCTAGCCCCCTCATttctttaaatagggagcaaaaccCGGAAAATAGGATTTCTCACTTGCCAACTGCCACGCCGTGACCTATAATGCCACATCGTGGCGGCTTAAATGAAACACGTGGGCAAATATTGACTTGCCACGTCATGGTGCCTCCCCGCCACGTCGTGGCAATCCTATAAAATGCTAACATTTGCAAAATGTAAAGTACCTTGGGATCTAAATGTTACACATAAACCATGATTGAGGTAATGCTGTAGAAAACTAATTATTAGAGGCTTATAGAAGGAACGATGTAACATCCCTTTAAGGCATGTACCATAATATTTTCTACTTTTAGCCACCCGACATGAAAAATTCTCAAGAGGTCCACCCATCCTAAAGATTGCTCTAAGATAATCTAACTTATATGCATAGTTATTATGAGATCTACTGTCATCATGACTTTAAAACATATTTTATATGGAATGTATccacctgtgacaacccgaaaaatttGGATCAAGCAAGGTCTAAATTGTAACCATGTGCAAGTGAATTCACAACGTAGTTTGTTGTAATAATACTTTGAAAACCAAGAGGGCTTGGTTTGGATAAGTGTATATATAGGAATATATACTTTGAAGATTATATTCATAAGAAACCTTTAAGATTCAACAAGTGATAACATGGCAAGACAAGTCAAATTGTGGGAACACAAATCATGAAATTAAAACATTATTGTATTATTTAAGCCTAGTAATGGGATTTCGGTCCACTTAAGGCTGAAATCACCCTCCCATGAAGCATCAAGACCGAAATCATCATAACTCCAAACCACTAGGACCGAAAACCCTTTAATGGGTGATACCTAGGTCGAAAACTCCAAGCATAAGCCCACTAAGGCCGAAAACAACAATTTTGGGGGAGTttaggaccgaaatcacatggGGGAAACAATGTGATTTCGGTCTACGGAAGCAGATAAGAAGTGTTGACTTATTGATTAGATGCTTATCCTTTTTTCCCATGCAATTTTATACCCAACATGTATCCATGTATTACCCCATAGTTAACCAAGTATACATCACATCATTTTCCCTTCCTTATCTTTCGACGAAGTCAACCCCACCATTTCTCCATTTTCACTTCCTGTTAACTTCCTTTTCCTCTCAAGGATTAATTTTCAAGTTTCAAAGGATTTTAAGCTCCAAGTTCATCCGTACatttttggtaagtattttcATAATACCCTAGTGCTTATGTACAATTTTATGTTGGTTTCATCCACTTTacacacattattatgtgttaaacTCTTAGGATAACATTCTTGCCAAGAAAGTTCAACCACCCCATTCAAGTGTTAGGCTTGGAAATCTTCACACCATCTTCTCAAATAACCCACAAAACCACTCACggcgagttcatacccccacattttcaagctttttcatgttttcttgttttttttttgtttttttttttgtgggggggggggggggggggaggggatacaagtaaaactttGTTTATCACACAAATATTTACATGTTTTTATCTTTATATTAAAGATAAGATATTATTTGCATAATATATGGTTAATACTAGTTTCGTATAATtatttgtgatatatatatatatatatatatatatatatatatatatatatatatagtttcaaaTGCAAGACTaacaaaacaaacataatctatgttataaaatcataagaaaatttatgatttgtaaaactacatggtttttgaagctttttactaaaatataacttttataaCCAAGGGAGTACATTCTAGTTAGTTCACTACTTTGTGGGTTACAACCCAAAATATAATGTTTTGACCTTACATTCTGAAACTAGACAAGATAACTActacatatttatataaatggtTATATAAATGTCCTTAACAAACAAACgttataaactataattggtatagtttggggagTCACAAAACTACACTTTCATTTCAGaagaaacatataattatttaataatataattatttcatttacaAGAAAACGATTTTTCAAGTGCAATAGACGTAAGCTAGTTGATAAAGACTTGTGAGATCTTTAGCTTCACCGTACCCATCAGAGTACACAACTAAGTCCTgaattataatcagagtctcatGTAAGGAGAACgtaacacttgtgtatagatctatacgggattgacaaccccacacctcagcggttcgctacagttagaccgaccagtctagggtgacaaatgtcttctaGTTCCGGCGCCTGAAGAACATTGTAGCAGGCCTACTAGTCGTTAGCATGGTTATGATAATTCACATTACAGTATTAACAAAACATATTGGTTTATGGGCTAGAGTACACTTAAATAGTTTCACAAAAAGATAAATCTTACTAAAACTATTTTTCAGTACCGCAGCGCTTACATTTTAGCTTTGGGTTTGAGACTTACAACAAGGTTAACATACACACAAGTAGTTTTATTTACAGATAAGGATACTACTTTTCAGCACAATATTACATACATTTTAGTCTTAGGGTTTAAAACTACAGttcatatttaagaaaatattggattttctggaaacatacattaTCTTTGTACAAGGAAATGATACAAAGGAAATACATACATCTACAAtttatatttaagaaaatattgagttttctggaaacatacattaTCGCTTTACAAGGAAAATATACAAAGGAAATACATACATTTTAGTTTTGGGTATAAGGCTTACGACTCgcttttaaagaaaatatcggattttctagaagtatacaaaaccattttacacgAAACCGTTACAAATCTTtttcatacaaaatgcttatgaactcaccaacttaattgttgacactttcaaaatcacttgtattctcaggaaaccagtaaacATGTAATCAAGCATTTTGAGGGCAGGCGGCGTTTATTTAACTTTTGAGTAAGCGAAGtttgtaaacaatgtaaacttgtaatctcaatgtatgatgttgtgTTGCTCTgaatcatttatattcaattgttacgatACTGTGAAATGACGTCATCGTTCCTAGTATCTGATACCAAGTATCATAATATTTTCTACTCTAGGCCACCTTGTAGGAAAACTTACCAGTGAGGTCACCCATCCTCCAACACGGACACACTTAACTACATAGTTTTTTGTGATTTATTGTACTTACTACTTTAATACATGTTGTGATGAAGAATGTATCTACACCCTTATAAGTAGATGTTTCGTTTTACTTCCCAATCGATGTGGGACCATAAATCTCTCCCCCGTTCTAATGAGGGAGTAACCCTACTTCCACATTGATTGGGAAGGAGAAATAATCATTTCCTTATAAAGGATATAATACATTCCATGTTACAACTCATTTTAAAGCTATGAGAACAGAATACCCTATAAGAACTCCACAGTTAAACATGCACAAGTGGAAGAATGGGAGATTGTCACGACGGCTGATTGAAGACGAGGAAGAAGTCTACACAACGGCTTCACAACGGTGCAGAGGCGGCAGGTGAAAGGCCGAGGAGGGAAGAAGGAAGGGAAAAAAATTCTAAGAGAAGATTAAGGAAAGCTCTTACGGTACCATGCTAATATATGTATATTTCTCATTAATTCAGAAGTGATTACATCGGAAATACACATACACAAATACATAGGCCTTGGGCCGACTATCACAATACAATACGTGGGCTACACTACATGTGACATGGTCTAACACATATTTgatatcaatgtaaaatattaaacaaaacataaatcgctataagtataaaaaataaaaactataataattattaatttgTTCACAAATTTACTATAGAAAATATACAGAATACTTATATTAATTAAGTGTCAACAGTAGTTGCAAATTTTAAACTATCACAATATGATTCTTTTTAATCTTACTACTGCGATATTTATAGAgctgtaatataaataaatatgggATTTATAAAGTAAACCACTCAAGTCTTTATGTTATTTTCTTGTCTCGgaatacaaattcttacatacaactACAAGAATCACATATTACTGATCTCAATTAACTTCATCAATATATACAATAAAATCTACCAAACTTATGATCAAAATCATTATAACTTTCTAAGCTAGTACTATCTTTTGAAGAATCTCCTATGTATATAAATTAACAAAGAAATGCGGCTTTAATTTCTTGATAAGTTATCACCACGGCTACAGCCTACAATGAGGGGTCAAGTAGTCTTAAAAGGCGGATGTCACTAAAGTGAAGGCTTATCCAGTTATCGACTCTATCTGCAAAATCATATGTGACGTGATCGTTAGTTTCATAGAATAACACAAGTAAAAGTGTAGATTTAACCACCATATTTGAAAAGTCTATATGTAAACAACACTAATTCATCACTCAAAAACTAACTTGTAGCAATAGACAAGATAAGTTGACCCAATATCACCATATTAAACAATAACATGGTGCAATTTGGCATTAGGCATCTAATAATAACATGACATGTGGTGATGACCAACGAAACGACTGCCGTTTTGACTTGTTCCAATTACAAACCATCCAATAAATTAAAGTTAGGTcaggtttttttttataaagttacactttatatttttaaattaaaagacGCCCAACTTGACCATTGAGTAGCCCACACTGTATATATATAACCCTTACAAGAAAAGGAGAAAGTGACAACTTTCATGTTTTGCACATGATATGAATCTTTCATGCAGTTTCTACTGAGGGGACATAAGATAGTGGCTATCTTTGGCACATTACAATCATAAGAAATCCTTGAAGATATGATATGACAATTATGGTGAAGGAAAAGCACTAGAATGACATGTATACCCTTGAAATAGATAGTTGAAAAGAAAAGCACTAGAATGACAGATATACCCTTGAAATAGATAGTTGAAAGGAGTAGAATTCAAGAAATGCATTACCTCTAATATCGCGCTCCCCATGCATTCTTTAAACTAAATGTTAGTCAAGTTCTCTATCTTTAGACAAAGATTAAGTATCCAATGAGCAAAAAGAGAAGGTTGAAgatagacaatccctacaaaaaCACAAGTTAAAAAACAATATAATCAAAACACAATAATTCATACTTAAACCACGAGAGCAACACAAGGACAAGAGCGTCTTTTCTTACATTTTTCATAGACGCCGAAAAATGCATACGAGGAAGGTAACCTtgtacaccaaggttatataccGGAGTGCCATTAGGATAATACAATCCATAGTTTCTCTCTGATGTAGGGCCAGGCTTCATGTTTTCATTAAAAAGGGCAAAAACGTAAATGTCAATAGGTTGTGTAGGGTTCGCCGGTGTTCCTTGTCGTTGTTGCATTCTTTGAATCAAGTTTTTATGGTAAATCCCCGCGTTTTGAACAGTAGCTCCAAATTCGTTCTCATCTCCCTTCGAAGGCCACCCAGTTTCAGAGATTTGAACTTGTATATTGACATGATTCAATGCCTTTATAGCCGAATAAACCGCATCAATTTGAGCATACAACATATTATCATACTTCAAGTTTGTGTTTGGATCAATTGCCCCGGGATTCGGTTCAAAAAGAACGTATTCTAAAGGTACATTGTTGGGGTCATTCTTGTATGCAAAGTAAGGGTACACATTGATCAAGAAAGGAGAATTGGTTTGAGCATGGAAGGTAAGAATCGGTTGTATATATTGGATCAAATCTTCCCGAAATGCCCCTTGGGAAGGTGGGAAAGATGTTGCTAGGATTTGAAGGGAATGAGCTGTTGTCACGTAAACTTGTTGGTGTAATCCAAGATTAACCAACGCATTGTACATGCTTTGCATGGCTGGATATAGATATGGTGCTAATTGAATATCTTGTCCTCCCAAGATCTCATTACCTACGGTAATACAAGTGATCCTAGTTTGGGAAAGATAAGGTTGTACGTTTTGCTGAATCCACATTTGAGCTTCTTGAGGATCTTGCATTCTTTGAAGATACTCGTTTCCTAATCCTATGATGAATTCGACGTTGGAATTCGCGAAAGAACTTAACACTTTAGGATCGGCATCGTAGAGTTTAACTCGACTGATGTTTAATGATTTTAGGAGGACTGAGACGTGTGATGCCGGTGGGAGATTGTTCGCTATTTGTCCATAATTTATACCAACTCCAAGGGCATATGTGCCAACGAATAATCCTGTGAATGCATCAAATTCAGAACTTTTTCGAATTAATATGATATAATTACATTGCACAACTCAATGAATCCCAAAATATATCAAAAACCCAGACACGAATCAATAAATTAATCCCACGTTTTATTTAAAACCCAGAATCAAGATTTCTTGAAAACTAGTAAATGGTAGAAgatgaagtacctgataaagttAGGAGTAAAAGAAATGTTGGAATGATATTGGCCATTAACATGTCAAATTTTGAGCTTCCACAGAGCTCAGCTGCCGGAAAGGTGTTTGTGTGATAAATCGAAGGCGGAAAGAGGCGTATGAACTTGAAAGATGTTCGGCGTTTGGTGTTTATGAAATGGATCATGAGGCGGCATTATATAACCTCGATGATCGCAATGTGGAACTTTCTAGGGGCCAACAAATGAGTGGATACCAGGTATTGCACCGTCATTCTACTTGCAGCTCTAGGTCCAAGAAACCGACTTAATATGAATTTACCAATATGCCCCTGTCAGGTTTTCGAGTTTTAACTTTCATACACGGTTTCTTGCCTTTAATTGTTACTTCCTTTCCACCAGCCCACCACCCTATCTACCAGAAACAACACCATTCAATGAATAATTTTTTATTGCTTTCGTGTTATTATTAAATTAGCACATGATTAGGACAcatttattattgttttttctGCGGTATGTTATGGCG containing:
- the LOC111917502 gene encoding glucan endo-1,3-beta-glucosidase 14, giving the protein MIHFINTKRRTSFKFIRLFPPSIYHTNTFPAAELCGSSKFDMLMANIIPTFLLLLTLSGLFVGTYALGVGINYGQIANNLPPASHVSVLLKSLNISRVKLYDADPKVLSSFANSNVEFIIGLGNEYLQRMQDPQEAQMWIQQNVQPYLSQTRITCITVGNEILGGQDIQLAPYLYPAMQSMYNALVNLGLHQQVYVTTAHSLQILATSFPPSQGAFREDLIQYIQPILTFHAQTNSPFLINVYPYFAYKNDPNNVPLEYVLFEPNPGAIDPNTNLKYDNMLYAQIDAVYSAIKALNHVNIQVQISETGWPSKGDENEFGATVQNAGIYHKNLIQRMQQRQGTPANPTQPIDIYVFALFNENMKPGPTSERNYGLYYPNGTPVYNLGVQGYLPRMHFSASMKNGLSIFNLLFLLIGYLIFV